In Sphaeramia orbicularis chromosome 1, fSphaOr1.1, whole genome shotgun sequence, a genomic segment contains:
- the LOC115429320 gene encoding LOW QUALITY PROTEIN: beta-2-glycoprotein 1 (The sequence of the model RefSeq protein was modified relative to this genomic sequence to represent the inferred CDS: substituted 3 bases at 3 genomic stop codons), which produces MQKLQPLSXVNRSSHCYLIGSCXPGTVTQQPLCXPGPHQDPGDPRGGFTSKTMAPTWVLVLLGHMVLYTSVSSKKVCGRPPITDGIDESALKRVFEVGEEVTLTCEMGYLPSTTTPRRISCTATGEWTSSDLACSPRMCPIPGPLQPLAMGRTEAPFKSVLNFSCDDGYIMQGANESRCLHDGTWSNPPPTCKAVNCPLPRPPADGRIVHDKPVTGTTTRYGQGWTYECNPPKAPSFERGSCSANGTVPEPPVCRDVSCPIPTGIPNGFITFAVMRQHGYKDKVRYACNENYVLQGEAEIQCTNTGNWTSKPVCRAPCKVGIKRGRIFYNAKKIWIEDLKPNRVLHGEPVVFYCKNKAEKCGYPVASTCNDGVLPLPECFEEPGKVEYNLRAKTLPSEIAMCAASPPATPSSTARPT; this is translated from the exons ATGCAGAAGTTACAACCTTTGAGCTGAGTCAATAGGAGCTCACACTGCTATCTGATTGGATCATGCTAGCCAGGGACGGTTACCCAGCAGCCCTTATGTTAGCCCGGTCCCCACCAAGACCCAGGTGACCCCCGAGGAGGATTCACTTCTAAGACGATGGCTCCGACATGGGTTTTGGTTCTGCTTGGTCACATGGTCCTTTATACAAGTGTATCATCCAAGAAAG TATGCGGCCGCCCACCTATCACCGATGGGATTGATGAATCAGCCCTGAAGCGTGTTTTTGAGGTTGGAGAAGAGGTGACGCTTACATGTGAAATGGGGTACCTGCCTTCAACGACAACTCCCCGTAGGATCAGCTGTACCGCCACAGGAGAATGGACAAGCTCTGACCTGGCATGTTCTC CCAGGATGTGTCCGATCCCCGGACCTCTGCAGCCATTAGCTATGGGAAGGACGGAAGCTCCATTTAAGAGTGTGCTTAACTTCTCATGTGATGATGG GTACATCATGCAGGGAGCGAATGAGAGCAGATGTTTACATGATGGCACCTGGAGCAATCCACCACCTACCTGCAAAG CTGTAAATTGCCCCCTGCCCAGGCCACCAGCAGATGGAAGAATTGTTCATGACAAGCCAGTTACTGGAACAACCACCAGGTATGGACAAGGCTGGACATATGAGTGTAACCCACCGAAAGCACCGAGTTTTGAGAGGGGATCCTGCTCGGCTAATGGAACTGTCCCAGAGCCACCAGTGTGTCGAG ATGTCAGCTGCCCCATCCCAACTGGTATACCAAATGGTTTTATCACCTTTGCTGTAATGAGGCAACATGGCTACAAGGACAAAGTTAGATATGCCTGCAATGAGAATTACGTTCTGCAGGGTGAAGCTGAGATACAATGCACAAACACAGGAAACTGGACCTCCAAGCCAGTCTGCCGGG CTCCTTGCAAAGTTGGCATCAAAAGAGGTCGCATCTTCTACAATGCGAAGAAGATCTGGATTGAAGACCTGAAGCCCAACAGAGTCCTCCATGGAGAGCCTGTTGTGTTCTATTGTAAGAACAAAGCTGAGAAGTGTGGCTATCCTGTAGCCAGCACCTGCAATGATGGCGTCCTCCCACTCCCAGAATGCTTTGAGG